TTGGGTTCTTGTGCGGGTTGGAGCGGCCTCATCGCCGGCAAGCCGGCTCCCACAGATACAGCAGTGTGTGAAATCCCTGTGGGAGCCGGCTTGCCGGCGATGAGGCCGCTACAGGTTCTACAAATCCAGGGCACTGCCTCCAGCCAGGGTAGTCACCCCAGCCAACCAACCCTCGACTACCTGGGGATTCGCCTTGACCCAAGCCTTGGCCGCCTCATCGAAGCTGATCTTCTTATCCACAACCTCAGCCATGATGCTGTTTTCCATGCCCAAGGTAAATTTCAGGTTGCTCAGCAGCTTAGCCGCATTCGGGCAGGCTTGTGGATAACCCTTGCGGGTCAACGTATAGACCTCGCCCTTGCTGCCGAACCACTGCTCCCCACCCGACAGGTAATGCATCTTCAACTTCACGTTCATCGGGTGCGGTGTCCAGCCCAGGAAGGTGATGAACTGGTTCTTCTTTACCGCTCGGTCTACCTGCGCCAGCATCGCCTGTTCGCTCGACTCCACCAGCTTCCATTGGCCGAGGTTGAACTCATTCTTGTCGATGATCTCCTTCAGCGACAAGTTGGCG
The Pseudomonas sp. KU43P genome window above contains:
- the choX gene encoding choline ABC transporter substrate-binding protein, with translation MPKFSTAVFALALGLTTLTAHADDAQCSTVKLADPGWSDIASTNAVARLLLERLGYQVKIDSLAVPIIYGGLKDGKVDAFLGNWMPAQQGFHDKFVANGDVQQLSRNLEGTEFTLAVPDYVWNAGVKDFADLQKQADRFDKKLYGIGSGAPANLSLKEIIDKNEFNLGQWKLVESSEQAMLAQVDRAVKKNQFITFLGWTPHPMNVKLKMHYLSGGEQWFGSKGEVYTLTRKGYPQACPNAAKLLSNLKFTLGMENSIMAEVVDKKISFDEAAKAWVKANPQVVEGWLAGVTTLAGGSALDL